In the genome of Oscillospiraceae bacterium, the window TCAAGCCGATGCTGTCGCAGCTGGCCGAATGGTACACGCTGGACGATTTCTCCAGGGTGGCGCAGCTGATAAACTACGAAAACCATGCGGCGCTTTTCCAGGCACTGACGACGAGGCGCGCCGGCGGTCTGCTCATGTGGATGAGCCAGTCGTCATGGCCGAGCTTCATGTGGCAGACATACGACTATTACCTTGACACGAACGGCGGCTATTTTGGCGTCAAAACCGGCAACCAGCCGACGCAGGCAATCTGGCGGCCGACGGACAACGCCGTGATTTTATCAAACCTGACGCCGAAGAGCTACGGCGACGTCAAAACCGAGCTGAAAATCTACGACCTAAACGGCGGCGTCGCAGCCAGCGAGACGTATGCGACGCCGTACTTGGGACCCGACACGACCGGACTGACGCTCAGTGCCAACATCTCTGAGCTGTTCGCCGAATCCGCGACGGACATGGTGTTCATCAGGCTTATCGTGAAGGCGGAGGACGGCAGCGTGCTGGGTTCAAACACCTACTGGCACAACAAGGAGACATACCTTGCCCATCAGGCGCTCAACGATCTTGCGCAGGTCAGCCTGACTGCGGTATCCTCCGACCCCGAGACCCTGGCGAACGGCAACGTACGGTACACGCTCACGCTGAAGAATGACACCGGCGTGCCGGCGGTCCAGACCCGGATCAGGACAGTCAGCGCAGCGACAGGCGAGGACGTGCTTCCGACATTTTACAGCGACAACTACTTCGCGCTGATGCCCGGGGAATCGAAGACCGTCACGGCGGAGTTCAATCCGAGGTATCTTGAAGGCGGAGCTCCGGAATTTGAACTGGGCGGCTGGAATACGAGCAAAGACACGGTCGCAGTGAAATAGCGGTCGCAGTGGAATGAAAGTACCAGGCCAGATATGCCGCAAAGCGGCATATCTGGCCTGGTATGCGTTTGCCCGGCCTATGCGGCGACTTGGCGGTGGAAGTCCGCTACAGACTTGGCAGTAGGAACTGTTAGCCAAAGGCAAGGGTGCCCCCCTACGAACGCAGCTTTTCAACTTCGGATTCCGACAACCCCGTCGCTTTGACGATTTGCGCTGCCGGCAAGCCAAGCATCAGGAGGTTTTTTGCAATAGCAAGTGCCATTTCAGTTTTACCTTTAATTATGCCGCTTTCTTTTGCGGTATTCAAATTGGATTCCATATCGGTCTGCCACATACGACGGCTGCGGTTGATCGCGCGCTCGCGCTCGTCCTGACTAACGTGGATAAGTGTGTTCAGAGCCATCTTGATCTCCCCTTTCGCCTCGGCTACGCGCTCGATGATTTCCTTCTTTTCCGGCTTGTCGGCGTATTGCAGAAAGATCGCCCACATCTCCAGCGAAGTCATTTCCTCTACGGGCTTTCGCAGTACGCCCTCCAGCTTCGACAATTCCACAAATACCACCGTAATCGCGTCGGCCAGCGGCTCGCCGTCTTCGTTACGCAAAGTGAACTCGTTAACGAAGCTCTCGCGCCCTGGGAACACCGTATACGCGCAGAACGTGACCTGATATGTCTTTGCCGGTTTGTTGTAATCCTTGCCCTTGACGCTCTGGGTGGAGAAAAGGTCGCACAAATAGTATACGGATTTGTTCTTCAGATTATCATGAGCACCGCCCGGAAGCTCCTCTATGCGGGACGCCTGCATTTCAAGGTTGACCTGCCTGCCATCGTCCGTAACGCAGTTTATGTCAAGCCGCTCCTGTTTATCGTCAACGTCGTCGGTGGGGAGCTCGTTGTTGCGGATTTCCACATCAGCCACCGGCTGACGGATAATGCTTGAAATGATGTCGGCGAGACCCGGACGCAGTTCGGGGCTTGTCATCAGCAGCTTAAAAAGCCTGTCGTCGGTGGGCGGCAGTATGCTTTTTAGTATATTATGTTCGTTTTCCAAGCGTCTCCCCCCCTTTTTACAGTTTCATTATAGCACAAAAGCACGCGTAATTCAACGGGTACGCGACATAACAACCTGACTTTTACAGCAAGGGATAGCAAAGGAGTCGCAAAACCCGAGGACACAAGGGTTTGGGGAGTGGTCGCAGGAAGAGGAGCGGTTATG includes:
- a CDS encoding Rpn family recombination-promoting nuclease/putative transposase, producing the protein MENEHNILKSILPPTDDRLFKLLMTSPELRPGLADIISSIIRQPVADVEIRNNELPTDDVDDKQERLDINCVTDDGRQVNLEMQASRIEELPGGAHDNLKNKSVYYLCDLFSTQSVKGKDYNKPAKTYQVTFCAYTVFPGRESFVNEFTLRNEDGEPLADAITVVFVELSKLEGVLRKPVEEMTSLEMWAIFLQYADKPEKKEIIERVAEAKGEIKMALNTLIHVSQDERERAINRSRRMWQTDMESNLNTAKESGIIKGKTEMALAIAKNLLMLGLPAAQIVKATGLSESEVEKLRS